The following proteins come from a genomic window of Alosa sapidissima isolate fAloSap1 chromosome 22, fAloSap1.pri, whole genome shotgun sequence:
- the LOC121697116 gene encoding uncharacterized protein LOC121697116 isoform X1: protein MRLRNKHKLADRWESSVYRVIKQVDDVPVYVVQPEGTDGPTRTLHRDLLLPCGVLTDEEPLEQPEKGTTRQPRTRNRPVQLSESDASDSESDNSCTNSPPISPDRKFTGVYKIPKRCHDSSAVLPAGPEMCDGYLPMGSLDDVLPVCAAAAEGPVDAADVESPAADTESSVPAAGAGSSVHAATAKGRVRGADAAGGPVYAAAAGSPVTVAGSPVSAARSPVSAAATGSPVSVAAAEAERAAIGENYFPEPVGDCWRDIANESQDDPLFGNLEKEPSEAPELHEVPDDEVPSEDPPTRRSERSRRAPSRFQYSQLGNPLISFAHTILDGLNRAMVSFNELENHSLLRI, encoded by the exons ATGCGACTACGGAACAAGCATAAACTGGCAGATCGGTGGGAATCCAGTGTCTACAGGGTGATCAAACAAGTTGATGACGTACCTGTCTATGTTGTCCAACCTGAGGGGACGGATGGTCCAACCCGCACTCTGCACAGAGATCTGCTGCTGCCTTGTGGAGTGTTGACTGATGAGGAACCTCTAGAGCAACCCGAGAAGGGAACGACACGACAACCCAGAACAAGGAACCGCCCTGTTCAACTGTCAGAGAGTGACGCTTCAGACTCTGAGAGTGATAACTCCTGCACTAACAGTCCTCCAATATCTCCTGACAGAAAATTCACTGGAGTATACAAGATTCCGAAGCGCTGCCATGACTCCTCAGCTGTTCTCCCAGCTGGACCTGAAATGTGTGATGGATACTTACCTATGGGATCCCTGGATGATGTCTTACctgtctgtgctgctgctgctgaaggtCCCGTTGATGCTGCTGATGTTGAAAGTCCTGCGGCCGATACTGAGAGTTCTGTCCCTGCTGCTGGTGCCGGAAGTTCTGTCCATGCTGCCACTGCTAAGGGTCGTG TCCGTGGTGCTGACGCTGCTGGAGGCCCTGtctatgctgctgctgctggaagcCCTGTCACTGTCGCTGGAAGCCCTGTCTCTGCCGCTAGAAGCCCTgtctctgctgctgccactggAAGCCCTGTCTCTGTTGCTGCTGCAGAAGCTGAAAGAGCAGCGATCGGTGAGAATTACTTTCCTGAGCCCGTGGGTGACTGTTGGAGAGACATAGCAAATGAGTCTCAAGATGACCCCCTCTTTGGGAATTTGGAGAAAGAGCCCTCGGAAGCACCTGAACTCCATGAGGTGCCAGATGATGAAGTGCCTTCTGAAGATCCTCCGACCAGGAGATCTGAGAGATCACGGAGAGCTCCCAGCCGCTTTCAGTATTCCCAGCTAGGGAACCCCCTTATTTCTTTCGCCCACACCATATTAGATGGTCTTAATAGGGCCATGGTCTCTTTTAATGAGCTAGAAAATCACTCACTCCTGAGGATATAG
- the LOC121697116 gene encoding uncharacterized protein LOC121697116 isoform X2 yields MTPQLFSQLDLKCVMDTYLWDPWMMSYLSVLLLLKVPLMLLMLKVLRPILRVLSLLLVPEVLSMLPLLRVVSMVLPLPRVLSVVLTLLEALSMLLLLEALSLSLEALSLPLEALSLLLPLEALSLLLLQKLKEQRSVRITFLSPWVTVGET; encoded by the coding sequence ATGACTCCTCAGCTGTTCTCCCAGCTGGACCTGAAATGTGTGATGGATACTTACCTATGGGATCCCTGGATGATGTCTTACctgtctgtgctgctgctgctgaaggtCCCGTTGATGCTGCTGATGTTGAAAGTCCTGCGGCCGATACTGAGAGTTCTGTCCCTGCTGCTGGTGCCGGAAGTTCTGTCCATGCTGCCACTGCTAAGGGTCGTGTCCATGGTGCTGCCATTGCCAAGGGTCCTATCCGTGGTGCTGACGCTGCTGGAGGCCCTGtctatgctgctgctgctggaagcCCTGTCACTGTCGCTGGAAGCCCTGTCTCTGCCGCTAGAAGCCCTgtctctgctgctgccactggAAGCCCTGTCTCTGTTGCTGCTGCAGAAGCTGAAAGAGCAGCGATCGGTGAGAATTACTTTCCTGAGCCCGTGGGTGACTGTTGGAGAGACATAG